One Streptomyces lincolnensis genomic region harbors:
- a CDS encoding aminoglycoside phosphotransferase family protein, whose amino-acid sequence MTQAPTPSADTVRRLVRSLLKDGPAGAAYATGPEVRPVTEGGGHATWWVGTRHVLRLAPDHEATVRQRRELRLRDLVRPHLPVAVPTGVAHGEWAPGLAYTLDTRVPGGSGEEHDVSAVGEADLAGLLTGLREVPVRQAEALGVPRTAPRSLEALRREAGRAAERLAPADEFDPLRLKQLAQSAAVQLAAQAGGAVLVHHDLTGERLVVSGDGRVRGVLGWSHAVVGDPAEDIAGLAVAVGSPAAVRAATLAGYGARPCLRGLWLARCDTVIRLAARLEGRDDSPLPLLRTRLRRAWEAILLERVTELRDEETDDAEL is encoded by the coding sequence ATGACCCAGGCACCGACACCCAGCGCGGACACCGTTCGCCGACTGGTCCGTTCCCTGCTCAAGGACGGCCCGGCCGGCGCGGCCTACGCCACCGGACCCGAGGTCCGGCCCGTCACCGAGGGCGGCGGGCACGCCACCTGGTGGGTCGGCACCCGCCATGTGCTGCGCCTCGCCCCCGACCACGAAGCCACCGTCCGGCAGCGCCGTGAGCTGCGTCTGCGCGACCTGGTGCGACCGCATCTGCCGGTCGCGGTGCCGACCGGCGTCGCACACGGCGAATGGGCGCCCGGACTGGCCTACACGCTGGACACCAGGGTGCCCGGCGGCTCGGGGGAGGAGCACGACGTGTCCGCCGTCGGTGAGGCCGACCTCGCCGGGCTGCTCACGGGGCTGCGCGAGGTGCCGGTCCGGCAGGCCGAGGCGCTGGGGGTGCCGCGGACCGCTCCGCGCTCCCTGGAGGCGCTGCGCCGGGAGGCCGGGCGGGCCGCCGAACGCCTCGCCCCCGCCGACGAGTTCGACCCCCTGCGCCTGAAGCAGCTGGCGCAGTCCGCCGCCGTCCAGCTCGCCGCGCAGGCCGGTGGAGCGGTGCTCGTCCACCACGACCTCACGGGTGAGCGCCTCGTCGTCAGCGGTGACGGCCGGGTGCGGGGCGTCCTCGGCTGGAGCCACGCGGTCGTCGGTGATCCCGCCGAGGACATCGCCGGCCTCGCCGTCGCCGTCGGCTCCCCGGCCGCCGTCCGCGCCGCCACCCTCGCCGGCTACGGCGCCCGCCCCTGCCTGCGCGGCCTGTGGCTCGCCCGCTGCGACACCGTCATCCGCCTCGCCGCCCGCCTCGAAGGCCGCGACGACAGCCCCCTGCCCCTCCTGCGCACCCGGCTCCGACGCGCCTGGGAGGCGATCCTGCTGGAACGCGTCACGGAACTGCGGGACGAGGAGACGGACGACGCGGAGCTGTAG